Proteins encoded in a region of the Flammeovirga yaeyamensis genome:
- a CDS encoding GDSL-type esterase/lipase family protein — MTTEEIQFYKEEGLPELANNIKKQPRIESPIVFYGSSSFRLWTSVREDLNNDQILNMGFGGSTLEACALYFKELFSDIDQPQKIFIYAGDNDLGGGQQPSDILNSYNSLYHQIRERYGDVLPIVYLSIKPSPSKDNIQSKIEESNQLVFDEIKHQTNVTYVDIYRPMLNDNGNSRPDLFEDDMLHMRPEGYQVWIKALHEMV, encoded by the coding sequence ATGACTACAGAAGAAATTCAATTTTATAAAGAAGAAGGGTTGCCTGAATTAGCAAACAACATCAAAAAGCAGCCACGTATTGAAAGTCCGATTGTCTTTTATGGGAGTTCATCTTTTCGTTTATGGACATCAGTTAGAGAGGACTTAAACAACGATCAAATCTTAAATATGGGGTTTGGTGGTTCTACACTAGAAGCATGTGCATTATATTTTAAAGAATTGTTTTCTGATATCGATCAACCTCAGAAAATATTTATATATGCAGGTGATAATGATTTAGGTGGAGGACAGCAACCTTCAGATATTTTAAATTCTTACAATAGTCTGTATCATCAAATAAGAGAAAGATATGGAGATGTTTTACCAATCGTGTATTTGTCGATTAAACCGTCTCCAAGCAAAGACAACATTCAATCTAAAATTGAAGAATCGAATCAATTGGTTTTTGATGAAATCAAGCACCAAACCAACGTTACTTATGTCGATATTTATCGCCCAATGTTAAATGATAATGGCAATAGCCGACCAGATTTATTTGAGGACGATATGTTACATATGCGACCTGAAGGGTATCAGGTATGGATTAAAGCATTACATGAAATGGTTTAA
- a CDS encoding PAS domain S-box protein — protein MSIQSVNDELNPSLKSWNQHINLLENLAEASILVNKQGIIEFANNAIKELLGYEANGLIGRNVSCLIPMNYVKDHNSRVESFFKNASKRRMGAGSSRPIYAKHFNGKTKHVDISLSPIKIEGEDKIIAIIIDAKRTSGTNSKYQKKIDLYYSLIEHNTDHLFQIDREFKILYINHVSPGLSKEEVLGSSLINLLPNEETKFMVSNVLNDVFTKGLADSYEIDFPSPLGSLHYSTTVTPVIHEGEVIRLNLITRNVTDEYNRKNQLIEWKNFIEKVDLNSQNGIYIYNIKTGTNSYLNKMYTSILGYNLDEVNSFSQAEFMDLFHPNDKEAIAKHMEDVINSKEGETFKIEYRFKAKNGEWIWCRSKDSGFEYDENGKLVSFIGSFIDITDLKDIELQLIHKNKEINDFVYKATHDIKSPINNMVQMIELSLEDNEPDKEDLEILEHSIHRLKKLVYSLLEYGKSDRMEDVEEIDINKLLDEVLIDINSEIEHSSAEIYYENLPIINASKIGLYRVFQNLLTNAIKFMNKGQKPRITIRCKSQLQHWIFEITDNGIGIPIEKREHIFDAFKKFHSSRKYEGSGLGLANCKKIINLHDGDIWVENNPESEGSIFYFSIKKTL, from the coding sequence ATGAGCATTCAATCTGTAAATGATGAGTTAAACCCTTCACTGAAAAGTTGGAATCAACATATTAATCTTTTAGAAAATTTAGCTGAAGCCTCAATTTTAGTCAATAAACAAGGAATAATTGAGTTTGCTAATAATGCAATAAAAGAATTATTGGGTTATGAAGCCAACGGTTTAATCGGGCGTAATGTGAGCTGTCTAATCCCTATGAATTATGTTAAAGACCATAATTCAAGAGTTGAATCCTTCTTTAAAAATGCCTCTAAAAGAAGAATGGGTGCTGGAAGTTCTCGTCCAATTTATGCCAAACATTTTAATGGGAAAACAAAACATGTAGATATATCTCTAAGCCCAATCAAAATAGAAGGCGAAGATAAAATTATAGCCATAATTATTGATGCAAAGCGAACGAGTGGAACAAACTCTAAGTATCAGAAAAAGATTGATTTGTATTATTCTTTAATCGAGCATAACACAGATCACTTATTTCAAATTGATCGTGAATTTAAAATTCTTTACATCAATCATGTCTCGCCTGGATTATCTAAGGAGGAAGTACTTGGGTCTTCACTGATTAATTTATTGCCCAATGAAGAAACTAAGTTCATGGTGAGTAATGTATTAAACGATGTTTTCACAAAAGGTTTAGCTGATTCTTATGAAATAGATTTTCCTTCTCCATTAGGGTCTTTGCATTATTCTACAACAGTAACTCCAGTGATACATGAGGGAGAAGTTATTCGATTAAACTTAATTACAAGAAACGTAACTGATGAGTATAATCGTAAAAATCAGCTTATAGAGTGGAAAAACTTTATTGAAAAAGTAGATTTAAACTCTCAGAATGGGATTTATATTTATAACATAAAAACAGGGACTAATTCCTATTTGAACAAAATGTACACTTCTATTTTAGGGTACAATCTAGATGAGGTGAATAGTTTTAGTCAAGCAGAGTTTATGGATCTTTTTCATCCTAATGATAAAGAAGCCATTGCAAAACACATGGAAGATGTAATCAATTCAAAAGAGGGGGAGACTTTTAAAATAGAATATAGATTCAAAGCTAAAAATGGGGAGTGGATTTGGTGTAGATCGAAAGATAGTGGGTTTGAATACGATGAAAATGGAAAATTGGTCTCTTTTATTGGTTCCTTTATCGATATAACAGATTTAAAAGATATAGAATTACAATTAATTCATAAGAATAAAGAAATAAATGATTTTGTATATAAGGCGACACACGATATCAAATCACCGATAAATAATATGGTGCAAATGATAGAGTTAAGTCTTGAAGATAATGAACCAGATAAAGAAGATTTAGAAATTTTAGAACACTCTATACATCGTTTAAAAAAATTAGTTTATTCACTTTTAGAGTACGGGAAAAGTGATCGTATGGAAGATGTAGAAGAGATAGACATAAATAAATTATTGGATGAGGTTTTGATAGATATCAATAGTGAAATTGAACATAGTTCTGCCGAGATTTATTATGAAAATTTACCGATAATTAATGCATCTAAAATTGGTTTATATAGAGTTTTTCAAAATTTATTAACCAATGCAATTAAATTTATGAATAAAGGTCAAAAACCTAGAATCACTATACGATGTAAAAGTCAACTACAGCATTGGATTTTTGAAATAACTGATAACGGCATAGGTATTCCTATTGAAAAAAGAGAGCATATTTTTGATGCTTTTAAAAAATTCCATAGTAGTAGAAAGTATGAAGGAAGTGGTTTAGGTTTAGCGAATTGCAAAAAAATAATAAACCTCCATGATGGTGATATTTGGGTGGAAAACAACCCTGAATCAGAAGGAAGTATCTTTTATTTTAGTATTAAAAAGACATTATAA
- the nrdD gene encoding anaerobic ribonucleoside-triphosphate reductase, whose product MVITQDSKLLKFANEAINLTNVENENANMPEGVFTAKLTRMSGEISKEYTKAYLLPEKHLKMHEEGWIYIHDFSSYAVGMQNCMFIDVGEILSKPIHTTNGTMRPPKSIRSALQVTAVVLQCQSNAQFGGIAINAFDFHMAKFIKLSFYKHMETAIKFNVPDPDTFAWDQVKEETKQACEAFLHNLNHLESRAGNQLPFVSINYGCDTSREGRLFIECMLNATMDGIGEKRTTPIFPIQIWQYRKEEGKILNEDLFQLANECSIKRVYPNYVNTHQEVYDILDKNGKIVPDLIPATMGCRTRLGKNLHGYNGKSGRGNLSPVTMNLPKYAMETDSWEEFCTLVKEMAFIGIDMMEARLRWQRKQLMGAAPFMYKNKIWKHDQPYNEKAKIGDILYSGTLALGFIGIAEALLILEGKHHGESEESQEKALNLIKDLHNFCDKESRRRRLNISLYATPAESLCHTFAKKLQEQYGHVQGVFDKEFITNSFHVPVWHNINYVDKIAIEAPYHKYCSGGSITYVELRSEINKTPHLYKNLIEGAMEEGVYYFATNIQRDRCLNCDHEGLFDDLKCDKCQSKDIITLRRVTGYITGAYHKVFNNGKKDEVRNRVKHN is encoded by the coding sequence ATGGTCATCACTCAAGACAGTAAATTGCTGAAATTCGCCAATGAAGCAATTAACCTTACTAATGTAGAAAACGAAAACGCCAACATGCCTGAAGGTGTTTTTACTGCAAAACTTACCCGTATGTCGGGTGAAATCTCCAAGGAATACACAAAAGCCTACTTACTTCCCGAAAAGCATTTAAAGATGCATGAAGAAGGGTGGATTTATATCCACGACTTCAGTTCTTATGCTGTGGGAATGCAAAACTGTATGTTTATTGATGTTGGAGAAATTCTTAGCAAACCCATTCATACAACGAATGGCACTATGCGTCCCCCTAAAAGTATTCGTTCTGCTTTGCAAGTAACAGCAGTCGTTTTACAATGTCAGAGTAACGCTCAGTTTGGAGGTATCGCTATTAATGCCTTCGATTTCCATATGGCCAAATTCATTAAACTTAGTTTCTATAAACATATGGAAACGGCCATTAAGTTTAATGTACCCGATCCTGATACATTTGCCTGGGACCAAGTAAAAGAAGAAACTAAACAAGCTTGCGAGGCTTTCCTTCATAATCTGAATCATTTAGAAAGTCGTGCTGGTAATCAACTTCCATTTGTATCGATTAACTATGGATGTGATACTTCTAGAGAAGGTCGTTTGTTTATCGAATGCATGCTAAATGCCACAATGGATGGTATTGGTGAGAAAAGAACTACTCCAATTTTCCCTATTCAAATTTGGCAATACAGAAAGGAAGAAGGTAAAATTTTAAACGAGGATCTTTTCCAATTGGCCAACGAGTGCTCGATAAAAAGAGTCTATCCTAACTATGTCAACACCCATCAAGAGGTATATGACATTTTGGATAAAAACGGAAAAATTGTTCCAGATTTAATCCCTGCCACTATGGGGTGTCGTACACGTTTAGGAAAAAATCTACATGGCTATAACGGAAAATCGGGTAGAGGAAACCTATCTCCTGTAACCATGAACCTTCCTAAATATGCGATGGAAACTGACTCATGGGAGGAATTCTGTACTCTTGTAAAAGAGATGGCATTTATTGGAATCGACATGATGGAAGCACGTTTACGTTGGCAAAGAAAGCAACTAATGGGAGCAGCTCCTTTTATGTATAAAAACAAGATCTGGAAGCACGATCAACCGTATAACGAAAAGGCTAAAATTGGCGATATTCTTTATTCGGGTACACTTGCTTTAGGGTTTATCGGTATTGCCGAAGCTTTATTGATTTTGGAAGGAAAGCATCATGGTGAATCAGAAGAATCTCAAGAAAAAGCATTGAACCTGATTAAAGATCTACATAATTTCTGTGATAAGGAAAGTCGGAGAAGACGTTTGAATATCTCTTTATATGCCACTCCTGCAGAAAGTTTATGTCATACTTTCGCTAAAAAATTACAAGAGCAATACGGTCATGTTCAAGGAGTTTTTGATAAAGAATTCATCACCAACTCTTTCCATGTTCCTGTATGGCACAACATCAACTATGTTGATAAGATTGCTATAGAAGCACCTTATCATAAATACTGTTCAGGTGGTTCTATCACTTATGTAGAGTTACGATCGGAAATCAATAAAACACCTCATTTATATAAAAATCTAATTGAGGGAGCGATGGAAGAAGGAGTTTATTACTTTGCTACTAACATCCAAAGAGATCGATGCTTAAACTGTGATCACGAAGGTTTATTTGATGATCTGAAATGTGATAAGTGTCAGTCGAAAGATATTATTACTTTAAGGAGAGTTACCGGTTATATTACGGGGGCCTATCATAAAGTATTTAATAATGGAAAGAAAGATGAAGTGAGAAACCGAGTAAAACATAATTAA